One genomic segment of Egibacteraceae bacterium includes these proteins:
- a CDS encoding DUF5318 family protein — MKGQIDYRIAKRALVRQVSRGSVAIRDVCDAHPELLRAARNVGAVTDRACPICNLADDRAAVPRDPADTLRLVTYVYGDDLKRKSGQVVWSRSELDGLAATHRSFTAYVVEACLVCGWNHLVESFLLGRAHAG; from the coding sequence ATGAAGGGCCAGATCGACTACCGGATCGCCAAGCGCGCACTCGTGCGCCAGGTCTCCCGCGGGTCCGTGGCGATCCGCGACGTGTGCGACGCGCATCCCGAGCTTCTGCGCGCGGCCCGCAACGTCGGGGCGGTCACCGACCGCGCCTGCCCGATCTGCAACCTCGCCGACGACCGGGCCGCCGTGCCGCGCGACCCCGCAGACACGCTGCGCCTCGTGACCTACGTGTACGGCGACGACCTCAAGCGCAAGTCGGGTCAGGTCGTGTGGAGCCGCAGCGAGCTCGACGGGCTCGCAGCGACCCACCGCTCCTTCACCGCCTACGTCGTCGAGGCATGCCTCGTGTGCGGGTGGAACCACCTCGTCGAGAGCTTCCTCCTCGGTCGAGCCCACGCGGGCTGA
- a CDS encoding transglycosylase domain-containing protein, which produces MALLLLVPGVLGLFGGVVLFFYFFTSVPLPEDVGEAGTVIYDVTGAEVATLQAQGSREDVALASLPRHVVEAVLAAEDAEFYSHPGISLPGIFRAAMVNVTSGQVTQGGSTISQQYIKNVTADDARTALRKVREAALAVKLEQQFTKDQILEFYLNSIYFGRGAYGIQAAAAAYYAKDAVDLTKAEAVQLAGILPSPSRLDPARDPAGSERRYRYVLDQMLTAGTLDAAEAGILAAEMPTPQEPRPIQFRDAPFFLDLVQRDLVARLGDEQVYRGLEVTTTLDLGVQAAAEAAYHEVLVPGVPEGATGALVALDPATGGVRALVGGKDHATDQVNMALAARQPGSTFKPFALAAWIEEGKSPESYFPAPATYTMPGVRVDGRPYEISNFGGAAFGQLSLREATWRSVNTVYGQVFEKVGGTKMVDLARRAGIDGAMDPGDSSVVLGTPEVTPLELAEAYNTFAAGGMHYEPITIQRVERDGEVLYSAPVRGDRAFSEQVAWTVTDVLQGVLRNGTARRADLGRPAAGKTGTTTNHADAWFAGYTPQLTAVVWMGNRDDNRRMPGDPTGGELPAQVWRAFMAKVHANLDVASFPSPGGTLQVVNPSPSPEPTQPSCDPGEVWSSARGECVEASPSPSPSPEAAPSPSPEPAVTPAPAPGPSPGPASDPAPPAPPPPVLPAPPPPAQPQPPPPEPSPEASPAPAPGEGG; this is translated from the coding sequence GTGGCCCTGCTCCTCCTCGTGCCGGGGGTCCTCGGGCTGTTCGGCGGCGTCGTGCTGTTCTTCTACTTCTTCACGTCCGTGCCGCTGCCCGAGGACGTCGGCGAGGCCGGCACGGTCATCTACGACGTCACCGGCGCGGAGGTCGCCACGCTCCAGGCCCAGGGCAGCCGCGAGGACGTCGCGCTCGCGAGCCTGCCGCGGCACGTCGTCGAGGCGGTCCTCGCCGCGGAGGACGCCGAGTTCTACTCGCATCCGGGCATCAGCCTGCCCGGCATCTTCCGCGCGGCGATGGTCAACGTCACGAGCGGCCAGGTCACCCAGGGCGGCTCGACGATCAGCCAGCAGTACATCAAGAACGTCACCGCCGACGACGCCCGCACGGCCCTGCGCAAGGTCCGCGAGGCCGCCCTCGCCGTGAAGCTCGAGCAGCAGTTCACGAAGGACCAGATCCTCGAGTTCTATCTCAACTCGATCTACTTCGGCCGGGGCGCCTACGGGATCCAGGCAGCGGCCGCGGCGTACTACGCCAAGGACGCCGTCGACCTCACCAAGGCCGAGGCCGTGCAGCTCGCCGGCATCCTGCCCTCGCCCTCGCGCCTCGACCCGGCCCGCGACCCGGCAGGGTCCGAGCGGCGCTACCGCTACGTGCTCGACCAGATGCTCACCGCCGGCACGCTCGACGCGGCCGAGGCCGGCATCCTCGCGGCGGAGATGCCGACACCCCAGGAGCCGAGGCCGATCCAGTTCCGCGACGCGCCGTTCTTCCTCGACCTCGTCCAGCGCGATCTCGTCGCCCGGCTCGGCGACGAGCAGGTCTACCGGGGGCTCGAGGTCACGACGACGCTCGACCTCGGGGTCCAGGCGGCGGCCGAGGCCGCCTACCACGAGGTCCTCGTGCCGGGCGTCCCCGAGGGGGCGACGGGGGCGCTCGTCGCGCTCGACCCGGCCACCGGCGGGGTGCGCGCGCTCGTCGGCGGCAAGGACCACGCGACCGACCAGGTGAACATGGCGCTCGCGGCGCGCCAACCGGGGTCGACGTTCAAGCCGTTCGCGCTCGCAGCCTGGATCGAGGAGGGCAAGTCGCCAGAGAGCTACTTCCCCGCGCCGGCGACGTACACGATGCCGGGCGTGCGGGTGGACGGACGCCCTTACGAGATCAGCAACTTCGGCGGCGCTGCGTTCGGGCAGCTGAGCCTGCGGGAGGCGACCTGGCGCTCGGTCAACACCGTCTACGGGCAGGTCTTCGAGAAGGTCGGGGGAACGAAGATGGTCGACCTCGCCCGGCGCGCGGGGATCGACGGCGCGATGGATCCCGGCGACTCCTCGGTCGTGCTCGGCACCCCCGAGGTCACCCCGCTCGAGCTCGCGGAGGCCTACAACACCTTCGCCGCCGGCGGGATGCACTACGAGCCGATCACCATCCAGCGGGTCGAGCGCGACGGCGAGGTCCTCTACTCCGCGCCCGTACGCGGCGACAGGGCCTTCAGCGAGCAGGTCGCCTGGACGGTCACCGACGTCCTCCAGGGGGTGCTGCGCAACGGCACGGCCCGGCGCGCCGACCTCGGCCGCCCTGCCGCGGGCAAGACCGGCACGACGACGAACCACGCCGACGCCTGGTTCGCCGGGTACACCCCTCAGCTGACTGCGGTGGTGTGGATGGGCAACCGCGACGACAACCGCCGCATGCCGGGGGACCCGACGGGCGGCGAGCTGCCGGCGCAGGTGTGGAGGGCGTTCATGGCGAAGGTGCACGCCAACCTCGACGTGGCGAGCTTCCCGTCGCCGGGAGGCACGCTCCAGGTCGTCAACCCGAGCCCCTCTCCCGAGCCGACGCAACCCTCGTGCGACCCGGGGGAGGTCTGGAGCTCCGCGCGCGGGGAGTGCGTCGAGGCGTCCCCTTCGCCCTCGCCGTCGCCCGAGGCCGCGCCCTCGCCTTCCCCGGAGCCGGCCGTCACCCCCGCCCCCGCGCCGGGTCCGTCGCCGGGCCCGGCCTCCGACCCCGCTCCGCCCGCGCCGCCGCCGCCGGTCCTGCCCGCGCCGCCGCCACCGGCGCAACCGCAGCCCCCGCCGCCCGAGCCGTCGCCGGAGGCCTCACCGGCCCCCGCCCCGGGGGAGGGCGGCTGA